TTCTGGCGAAAGCGACAAATATTTAAACTCGCTGCTGTAAATAAACTATTTTTTCAGTAatgtatacaatattatataaataatttatttttaataggatttaataaatttatctaCAGCATTTTTacggaagaagaagaaattgttataaattagcTATCAAAGGAGTACATAGATCATTATTATTTGCTACAAGAGCAAGGGAACTTAAAAAGCAAGATATGAAAGAGGtaatttgtaaatgaaaataagatttttttcatattttatataatcattCGTTTATTACAGCTTTGGGAAACTAGAATAGATGCTGCTGCACAGGAACATGGTATTACTTTTAAAACGTTAATGGAAGGATTAACTAGATGTAACATTTTACTTAATCGTAAAAGTCTAGCAACTTTAGCTGTTTGGGAACCAAGAACATTTAAATCTTTATCCGATATCGCTTGTACAAAAGCAAAACTAGGACAAGTTAAAAATGTTGCCAATAATTCTTTGCCTACAACTGTTATAAGTAAAGGATTAATCGATGAATTGGATTAAATATCGAATAAATAGAATAGACTGTGAAACTTACATCttgttgtaatatttattatatcgtTAATAGTTggatatttataacaaatttatattttaaagaacagaatgaaataaattaggacatatttttgttgaataattttCCATCGCAATAACATGATTCAAATCTTTCTCTATGTAAAGAACAAGTAAaggatattaaattaaatctctataataattcttaaaatatatatttcagaaTATATATTAACTTAAACATATAAtgcttttatataattgtatggtCTTACTGCTTAGCATTAACAATTTGTACAAAATCAGGTTTCAAAGATGCTCCTCCAACTAAAAATCCATCAATATCTTTTTCTTTCGCTAAATCTTTAGCATTTCCTGCTGTTACTGAACCTCCATAAATAATTCTAACATTCTCCGCAACAGTTGcatttatgtttttattaaacCATTCTCTCAGTTTTTCATGAACTTCTTGAGCTTGTTCGGGTGTAGCTGTTTTGCCTGTTCCAATAGCCCATACTGGTTCATAAGCAAGAACTACATTATCCCATGATTTAATTTTATCTGCAATGGCTTTTGTCTGTCTGAATACCACTTCATCTGTTTGGCAAGCTTCACGTTCTTCTAATTTTTCTCCAATACATGCAATTACCTTTATTGTAACCAcattattactaatttatttaacatactTAGGTAAAAAATTTATGAGAGTAGAGGAAAAACTGAATTTGAACATCTATATGTTCTacctaatataaaaattccattaCCTTAAGTCCGCTTTCCAAAGCATGAGCTACTTTTTCTGCAATTAATTCATCTGTTTCTCCAAAAACATTTCTACGTTCAGAATGTCCAAGAATTACCCATGGAATTCCATTATCCATAAGCATAGCAGGACTTATTTCTCCAGTAAATGCCCCTTTCGCAACTTTATATGCATTTTGTCCAGCAATACCAACATTATTAGGTAATATGTTTTTCACATATGTCAAATATATAGATGGAACTCCAACAACAACCTCTGATGCAATTAAATTGATATGTATTAGAATTAATGAATAATCGATTTATTACAAAGCTGATAGATTTACACAAGATATTAAGATATTTTGTGAATAAGAACTATTATAAaaggtatatattataatatatacgatACTTATTTTAGATAAAACgttagaaaatataattaaattataatgtacACGTAAAAAAACATACCAACATTTGGATCGAGAGGACCtgcttttaaaaattcaacaatacCATCTATTTCACATTTGACTCCATTCATTTTCCAATTACCACCGACAAAAAATTTACGACCCATTTTATCCTTAATCGCTGCACACAGATTAGAAGCAAAATTGCAGTTTATTTGCAAATCTgaaacaaattcaaaaaatgcTGTTTCGACCTTCAACAAAGCAGAAGGTGAGTGATCACGTCTATCCCAATCTCATCTCATAAACCCCCACTTATTCTTAGTCACTTTCTCCCCTCTCTTTATCCTGAATTTTGGTAAATTTATTCGAATGATTGTATTGTGTACAGCTTATATTCTTTATCTCTTAGTTTGTTAAATTTCAGTACGAATTTATGTGTGTAGCATATATTATTTCGGTATAACTcaaatttcttataaatttgaagatattaaaaCTAGGATAtagttcaaatttattaaaattgggtGAAACATACgattaacatatttttaaatttttatatttaaaaaaaaatagttattaatataatacatatattttttttacttataaaatttataaaaattgattttgtcaAACGTAATGACAGCAAGTCAGTATAAATATTCAACTGATACGTTTATTTTCTGCGCATGGCAGTACTAATGCCATTATACACGCTATTTTACAAGAGAATATAGTGATTAGATGATTGGATATCATTCTGCGCATGTTCATATTTTCGGTTTAACCCATTCTATAATCTGTAGTAATATGTATACGCATTTATTAAAgtttaatgaatatattaaacaaattaagtAAAATGCTTTTTCCTCTCTTTTATTTTAGTTCGTTATTTTTTCCATTGTGCATATGATCATGAAACAAAAAGTAGACTAGAGGAGTATCACATTTGCAAAAAGGAATCTTTCTGGGATAATGAGGTCCGTAAAGTGTCATCTAATTACTATAttctatatatatacatatatatatatacatatttaccgAGAGAACGAAAGTGTCGGATGACCAGTTTTTGTTTATTATGTGGATGCTAGCtctcattatttttaatttttagtacatGTTTAGTGTAATACTCGATGGTCAAAATGTTAAAAGGGCTCGTAAATTATGATTCATGAAACGTGATGCAAGTTGGTAAGTTCATTGATTATCATGTACATTATTGATACAGTACAATAAATGGTGTGAGAACCTCGTAGGCTTAGTTTAGCTGCGCGAAATGCTTTTTGGTCTCGTACTGAATTGAAGATATATGTATTTAACTAGGAGTACATGTGCATACTGTATACATATGTTTTTttaaaagtttgggaattttaatagCATTACAATAAATTGATACAATAACCTAGTAAATTTCTCACGGCAATAatggcaatttgaaaataaaaatgtaataaatttcttATTCAGAGATTATAAAGTAATTGATCAGAAATTATACGCACTTCAAGTATtactaatattttcaaaatttttgctaTGCATagatacacacacatacatacacacatggtcATTGAAAGAAGTAAATATGTGGCTTTACTTACGGTGTTTAAGAAAGTCTTTACACAagatatttatgtaacaaaactTAATACAGTTATTATAAGAAATGTGATGGTATTTCATGTCAATGAagctttttaaattacattttcatttaataatacaatattgaaatatgaaaattatgtaatattgtCATAATTAAATTATGTGAAAGGAAGTGTATCACGTTAACTACATAAACAAACGAAGTTGGatagtaaaacaataaaataacattatCTAAAAAgcatattaatttgttaatgttTTCACGACGATCAATGTTTTGTAAGGTTCTTCtatatgtattattttcaagtatttataattattaatacttgTTCTTcatgataaatataatattttaattcagtGACATAAATTATGTTCGAAATATCGACATTTAACGTGGataaatttatacatacacTTATTCAAAATTTGGGTTTAAAGATAAAATCTCCTatttataataacttcaaaaacaTTGCTTTTGTAACCTATATTGATAGAACATGCAAAATTAAGCAACAGTTACCTTGTTTGATGGAAAAGAGTAACGAAATTAATATTCACCGAAATTGGGATTTTTCCAACGAAAAAGATATACAATGTTTTATAGAAAAACATACCAGTTTTTTTGATAAACTTATTTCACTGAGTAATACAGGAATTTTAACATttcctttaaaaaatattaatacaaaaattctccagaaagttaaaaaaaggaaaaatgataatgaaaatacaaagaaattcgaaattaaaataaagaagaaaagaagtttGTTATCTTTAATATCAGACAAGGATAAATGtcataaaatttataagtataaaaagaataaatttggTAAATCTGCAATATATGAAGATTCTAAGACGCTTAATCATGACGTAATTACTCTCGTCAGTCACAAAgatgttaatatttttgaaacaaaGTGTGATAGTCAACAAGATTTTGTAAACCATAATTTATCAGACAATATGATAGATATCACagagaaacaaataaaaaaagccCAAAAATTCTTATGGCTACATACTAAAAATAAGgattatataaaaagaaatgtacAAGTTACTCTGTACATATCCAAGGTTACataatatatttgtttttatttaagtttttaaaaatatttgttgtgcTTAATTCTATTTAATATCTGATGCGTAGAAAACAATTTGTACTAATATGAAAAATCGGatgaagtataataaaatactttgtCATCATGCAATCCTATGCCTGATTGAACCTAGTAAGAAAGCAGTTGTTTTGTTCGAAGATGATCTGTCACTTGTCGTTCGAAGATATCTATTACAcggatataagtataattttgaatttcaaaggTATTTTATTCAGGAATAAAGAAAGAGCATTATATGTAAATACGAGTTAATGATTTTAAAAGATTAAACGTGTTTTTCAGAGATTCTGACAACTGCTATATTGCATTGCTTATTTTAAGTCGATGGGCTAAAATTTTAGTTAATCATATGAACATAACAATGATGCAAACAATTTGTGGCATATTAGGATGCGATATAGaaaagatattagttttgtataATCCGGAATAAAAATGAACTACTATTTGAGTACGATGtaacataattttgtaataagaaAATAGTTAGCACGTAGAATAagcataaatttttatataatgatgcaatatacaatatgagcaaatggaataattgattttaataattttaaaagatagcATTCTTAATTTGACTCTCctgtttgaataaaatttcatattttaggtAAGCTAATAAAATGGTGAGCGAAGAAACTGTGGAATTTAGTAAGAAACCTCAACCAATATTTAAGAATCCAATTTTTCAACAGAAATTTCGATCCACTAGTACTACCGGTAAGAAACGTACTTGGCGTTCCTTGAAACAAGTTTTGGCCCAAGAACGTGCTCTACCATGGTCGGCGGAAACAGTACATTGTACGAATTATTActcttaaattattttgaattacttaACCAGATTTTTAAGAGAACTACAATgattttacaaaaaattcatttatataactacaacaaatattacatattacagaAATTCGCATTAATTTTGACTGTAATATCTatgtttattacattttttttctttgcttcggacattaaattgttataaatgtcAACCGTCCAGAACGTCTAACCAATAACTCAATCAGTAAGATgtaaaagataaaaattaatttttaattgaaacattGTCATTGATTGTATAAAATTTCAGACAGTTCTATCAATGCACCGCCAAGCTTCAGGCCAGCAAAAAAATATTCTGATATTTCTGGTTTACCCGTGAGTGATAATTTCCTTTACAATTACATGACCGGTTAcattattaaaatgtaaataattgtataaattacatttattttacagGCACGATATACAGATCCACAGACTAAATTATATTATGCAACTGCAGAAGAATTTGCAACAGTTCGAAGTTTGCCAATGGATATAACTGCTGGATATCTAGCGTTGCGCGGCGCTTCCAGTATTGTTGGATAAATGATGCAATAATTTTCTAtcgttttcttatatttttacatttaaacatAGCACAGATACTTTCTTTTCTTGTAATTATCGatatcattattttaaaataaggaaattatatataattctgAAAACCATTGACGATTGCATAGTGactataaagaaaaattatacgAAGTACATGGAGACaaagtaaaattatttgcatttgtattatcgatataaatttgtttatacGTACATTGCTTGTTTTGAgtcttacttttttttttttttatatatatatatataataggtTTTCCTGAAATAAACAATTccacaaataatttaatttcattttcattattttatctcCTTCATATTATACACAAGTaatcattattaaaaaaaagcTTGTCCATTATAACTTAGTACATGAACTACCGAGTAAAGAAGGATCGGAGAAtctttaaaaagtatattacTGTTTTTTCTCATGATCACTGCATTCTTTTATGTCGACAGTATCGCGTGCACCTTATTTTCCTGTTTGCTACTGCAATACGGGCCATTAGCAAATTTGCAAAACTTATTTGCAATTCAAAATACAAATAGCATGGCCTATTGAAATATTGCCTGGTGGTGCACTATTCTTAGGTCGCCATTTGTTTTTtacttttaactttttaatgaGGATTATTTTGAAGTAGCTTCGAAATTTGTTCATTCAACCAAATCAGGTAAATCATCATCGTCACTGTCCGTTCCGTCTCCTTCATCTCCCAAATCATCAAAGTTTGGTTTACTGTCTCCTGAACCTCCTAGACCACCCATTTGTCGCATCATCTGCAAATATCGATATAAAATGAATCGAAGCGAAAATGTAAacctaatatattaatttagatAATCAAACTCTATTTTATCGAAGAACCATATTTTCTTACTTCTTCTAAATCATTGCCACTTCCTTCCATACCATCTTCATCGTCGCTATCATCTTCATCTTTCCACTTATTGAAATCACTTTTTAACCAATGAGCTTTTGTCTTTTCTTTCGTTAATCGTGGCCAATATGGACCTTCTTCGTTTTTAGTGAGAATTAATTCGATAGTCCTTCCTCTTAGCTTTTGAACTGTTCTATCTGGATTAATTTCTCCGTATAGGTTAATCGTAACTTCATGCATTTTTTGTTCCGTTCCACCTATTCCCTTAAAATATATCATCTGTGGTTTGATGTGAATATCAGGATCTTTACAATCTTCTAGACAGATAGTAACAAATAAGATATCTCTCCTCTGGGCCCACATAACAGGCGGGGGAGGCAAcctaaaaatgtttaaacaatTCAGAATTTTTGATAACGTAAAAGGAAATTGAATTATACGGAGCATGCACGaaggaaattattttgaaattaaataaggTTAGTTTACAACGGTAACGAAAAATtaattgctattttattatatatgtcATTGGTTCATTTCTAAATGCGTTGAGCGTATTTTTGTACGATATATTTATATAGAAAACATTGTACATTGATGCAACAGCGTAGAAAAGATGCACATGTATCTTATACAAGGAtcaaggaaatattaaaatttcattttgcaaaGAATTATGTTTTTGATATTAATTAACTTGTTATccgcatacaaaatgcaaaacAATAGATACTTTAACGGTTAACGAAATTATAGCAATATTTACATAATTCCAAAGCGTAGGTAAAGGTTAGAAATAAAGCTTTATGGTTTCCGATAAAAACCGCTAGTCATTAGTGATAAAATGACACATAAGATTACAGCCGATGAAACGATACACGAATAACCtaacattattaaatacatttgaacGGAACATATGAAATCTTATATTTTTTAGGTGTTAAATATATCGATAAATGGTTGCTCGGAAATACGAGCTATTTTAAAAGTTAATACATCCATAATAAATTATCTGATATTTCGTAGAAGAAAATAATACGAACGAAAGTTAATTATAAGCACGCGATTAtcgcaaaaatatataaagaacGAACGAGCAATAAGTATCGTATCATAAATTGGAAAAAATCAGGTTCGAaatgtaatttcttgtgattCTTTTCCAGAAATTTCGAGAATCAATAAAGCCGTCTTACAACATGGCGGTGTTTCGAAAGCCACGGGGCGGCATTCAAGCTCGTTCTacgattatttgttatttttctaataatattacTAAAGGGATAAAATCTGAGATTGAAGGAACATATTGAAAAAAGATTTAACGTAAATTTTTCTGTACTTACTGTCCTTCTTGAGTCATATTTCAAGAGCTTCGTTCCGCGAGAAGCAAACAAACACAGAGGACTTACGTATCGCGCCGTAGACCTCTGATTCGAGAGTGTTTCGAGATTCAACTATCGATCAAACAAGATGGCGATTGGTTGCTTTCGTCGATGTCGGATGTTCTTGTTTCCGGtatcgaatttttaaaacttgtatTCGCGCGCATTTTCAATATAATCATATTCTAAATATTCGAGAGAGAAAAGTCGAAGGCAATCATTGCTTATACATTTGGGTACGTACATATATCGAAATACAAACATTAACGTTTTTACCGTTTCAGATataaacttttataaataatatcgtAAGCATAAAATAAGATGTTAGAAAAAGAATGACAGATATTTACTTTGACTGAAatcgaaattgaaataaaattcgtgTAAATGCATACTGCATTTTATACATGCAGGTTCGaagagtaaaaaatatttgtaggtAAATGGAAGAAAATTTACTTTACTTAGTAAATTTACTTTTAACATTAAACGGCATCGCCTTCACAAGAAAGAAAGGTAAGACGATTTCCAAAGTATTTTTgccaaatataatatataaattgaaaGTGTGGAAAAGAGGGATGTTGCATGTCTGCGCGGAGGGGCCTGAGGTGGGGGGCTGTAGAGGGTGAGAGAGGGGATGagagaaggaaaaagaaaagagaGCGAAACGAGAGAGCCTTTGCGTTAGATTGTAGGTCAGCACAGTGTAGGGGGAGGGGAAGATACTACCTTTCTTGCCGTAACCGTGGCCATAAACTAACAGGACATACATACGGTGTTTCAGTCTTTCTTTCGCAGCTTCGACTCGTCCCGTCTGTCAGTCTGCCACTCTCGGTTATTTTCGCGCAAACGTGCCATCGATAGGCGATCGGTACTTGCATCTCGATACATTCTCGGAATTTTCATCAGTTTCGACGTTCGATTATCTTCTTCGGGAAATTTTCGTTTTGTTCTTTCAATCGGTAAGATATTGGCGCGCGCGCGTGCGCGCGTGTCCGTCGGTGCTCAATGGATAATATTTCGAGAAGTTTTAATCGAAATAACAGAGATCGACGATGAAACAGTGACTCGATGCGGTCTATGCAACTCGTTATTCCGAGATTGACATCATGTCGAGTAGTTCCATTTTTTACAAGGATAAATACGCGGTAAGTAAGTTTTACGACTTTCTAGATACTCAAACTTGTTAAAaggtgaaaaaaaaataatgttccTTGCGTTCTTTGtgtaattttgctcgtttactTTTTTGCCTTTCTTTCGTtcccctctttctctctcccccCTCCCCCCTTCCGACCCCTCTTCTTTCCCTCTTTTTCTCCGTCACAACtttccttctttcttcttttcatctcattcttgaaattttcaactacATATTTCGAAAATATCCCCGTCGCTATTTCAAATGTCCCGCGAGCTTAGCAGCTCGACGAACAGAGCAACAGGTTAGCGTATTAAATACATAACCTCGTAACGTAGAATTACTTTTTCAACGGGATTTCATATCGAACACGTTCGACGCAAGGTCATATATCGATAAGAAACGTTGAAGTTTTACATCGATCGCAAGTGCGTAATTGATTCTGTAAAAAAAATCTGTCCGTAGATACGCGAACCTTTACACGTTGCATGCGCTTTCTCGTTCGCTTTTATCGTCGTGCACCGTTGACTTTACACCTACGAATTACGGTTTAAAATTGAACTCGTCTCGTATCGAAACGGTACACTTTACACCGAAATCGACGTACGAACGATTCAGTTTCGATAACTCGTCGTATCGTCTACATTCTCGATACTCGTATATTCTTTTGTCAGAATACTGTCAGAATATTGTAAGAATTTAGTGAAAACGAAGAGAGAAAAatggaatattaaaataaacgcaTGATTGTCGCGACGATGATGCCTTATTGCCTCACCGCAGAATAATTAAACGCGAATGACGCTATAGTTATCGAGGAACAATGACTGTGTGCCAATGAGTATTAGCAAGGAGGCGgtcttttttcttttcgaaaCATAATCGAATCTCTGTAATAGTAATTTTTTCTATATTCGTAAAGATACGTAGGTATCTTTAGTCGCTATAACGAAAACGATTGATCCAAGTTATTTGTAGATCGCGAAAGACGATTTATGCAGAATTCTAAGAATTTTTATGCAGAAAAATGTCATTTCCAACAGTTTAGTCCGTATCATTGTTTATCCTTGTTTTCTGTACTTTTCAATGGAAATATAACATCGTTTGGATAATAGAATGTTCACATAACGAGGATTCTACGGTCACGGTTTGTACGTATACAAATGTATAAAAGGAAATTCGTTACAAGGTCCTATTCGTCTCTTTTTCTCGGTGATTCTTTTCGAAATTAATCCTCCCACCGTTTGTCCGTGAAACGAACGTACCAGTACTTGGTCGTAATCATTTTGTTTTCCATTTTGAATCGTGAAAAATGTATATTACCGTTTACGTTATAACGTAACTTCTCGTTTCGTTCGTTTGTTGCTTTTGAAAAAAAGGCAAAACaggaaattcttgaaatttcgtGTATTTAACGAAACAAATATCCTAAATGTAACGATCGAATAAAATCTTTCATTAGCAtaggataaaataaaattaacgggACGTAACAAAGACGATCGCATTCGAACGGCATTGAAGTTTACTTACCGAGCGCGCGTTAAAACTTTTGTTGTTCGATTTACCTTATCCTTGCTTTAGTAAATCTTATCGCGACTATCGATACGGCGAAGATAAAGCGAGTAATTTCtgtgaaaaatttcgaaaaagtaAACTTGAGGGCGTACGAGGTTTTCTTTACAAAGTTAAAGACTCGAAACGAGGGCGAACAGAGTTTAGGTACGAAAAGAAGAGTAAGCAATTGGAACGATCTTCCGAGAGATAGAGAAAGCGGAGTTTAGACGCGGAAAGCCGAGGAGCGGTTCTCGGCTCGAACTTTATTACATCGTCTCGAGAGATCACGGTGTAAACGTTTATATTTCGTTACGTAATTATTGGTTATAGTGTTCGAGAGACGGGTGGGTGAGAGAAAAGAACGAAAAGAACGAAAAGAACGAAAAGAACGAAAAGAACGAAAAGAACGGAAAGGAGAAAAACAGGGAGTGGACAGGATGGGGGAGAAGAATCGCGAGAAGTTTATCGCGTTTTACAAAGGAAGGAGCCTCGGGGGTGAAAGTGTTACGTCACAGACATGCATCTTATTATGCTGGACAGTCGAGCGATTCGCGCAACGAAACGGGTTTCGGTCCCACGGAAAGCTTTTGCCTCCTTGCAGAGATTCTTCCATTCGTCCTTTGATTTTTTTCCTCTAACGTAGCAACTTTCGAACCGACCTCGCGAACCTTCGCGTCAGCTATCCAACAAGTTCTGCGCGTCAACGCGATCGATATCGATATCGTAATCGAATTTAGACATCCGGTTAAAGGAATTCCTTTCGATTAATCCTCGATCGTTCAATCATATAGACGATTCAACGATTTTCGCGTAGAATCATCAGCTACTTAATCGCGCAGTGCACAAAGTTCGATCGCGAGCACTAGAAACATTGCGCGATGCGATATCTATAATTAAGTATCGTTAATACGGTATATGTACGTATACACGTAGAATATCATATTTTCGCCAATTACAAGTGAACTCGTTTTCTTTCGCGATTAATTTTTCTTCTACCGTGCTTTACCCAATATACTATTCGATAATAATTATCAGAAaataatcaattataaattcatCTTTTAAATCGAATCGTACCGTAGCCGTGTTAGTAATATCGGTTCGATTTGTTTTTATTACCTTGCAAAAAGATTCTTTATCGACCGAAACGTTATCTACTTAACGAGCGAAGAAATTTGCTGGTCGGAAGTCCGTTTTCGAGTTTTAGAGTTTTCGAGTCGTTTCGAGATACGAACAACCGAAAGTTTAATCGTAAATCCTCGGTGACTATAATTAGAAATGGTATTTGTAAGAAGAAATCGGTCGTTCCGTGCGATCGATCGCATTTTGACCGTTTAACAGAGAACAGATTCGTATCGGTTCTTTGGTACGTTTTGTTACGGTGCTCGCAACTCGAGTGGTTCGTGAAAGAACCTCGTTCCGGTCGACGAACCGTTTCCGGTTGATACTCGTCACCATAGGTATCGTTACGAGAGCAACCGGTATCGATTCCTATACGGAACGCGTATCGATGCCGATTATATTCCGAACACATAATAGACTTTTCGATCGTTGACGCGCTTCCTAGTATTTTGTTGTTCGTCGTTTCGCATCGTCGCAACTTGGAATTTCCCCTCGATAAAATCGACTTTGATTTATCCGgaaaattgtaagattttataaaaataaggcCAATCGTAAGTTTAGTTGTTCGACCGAATGAAATTTGATCGTTGCTAATAAAGCGAACGAACGCGTTAATAAAGCTACTTATCGTTTGTCGTAATTGTTACAAGGTAACGTATACGTAGCAAAGGAGCTCGTTAATCCTCGCACAGACCTAGGATGCTTCGATCGCGAGATACCGAAACTCGTTTTCTAGACACTCCCTAAACAAAATATTCGATGCTTCGAATCGCGAACAAATGTACCTTTCAAGCGGTATTTGTCCATCCTAGTTCCATCCTAGTTCCATCCTATTTAGCCGACGACGCGACGCGCGTTTACGATTCACGATACATCGGTTTCGATCGGTTTGAACTGGAGGAGAAAGCTACGGTAGAAGCTACGGTAATCGCTTTTCTTACCTAATTATTCGATCGGTTTCGATCGCGTTGATCGTTAAGCGCGTTAAACGTTATCGTGGACAGAGATCGAggaatttcgagaaaaacgGTCTCGTATAGGAAATT
Above is a window of Megachile rotundata isolate GNS110a chromosome 1, iyMegRotu1, whole genome shotgun sequence DNA encoding:
- the mRpL20 gene encoding mitochondrial ribosomal protein L20 gives rise to the protein MVFLSAQLLVRSRGPDEFWRKRQIFKLAAHFYGRRRNCYKLAIKGVHRSLLFATRARELKKQDMKELWETRIDAAAQEHGITFKTLMEGLTRCNILLNRKSLATLAVWEPRTFKSLSDIACTKAKLGQVKNVANNSLPTTVISKGLIDELD
- the Tpi gene encoding triose phosphate isomerase; the encoded protein is MGRKFFVGGNWKMNGVKCEIDGIVEFLKAGPLDPNVEVVVGVPSIYLTYVKNILPNNVGIAGQNAYKVAKGAFTGEISPAMLMDNGIPWVILGHSERRNVFGETDELIAEKVAHALESGLKVIACIGEKLEEREACQTDEVVFRQTKAIADKIKSWDNVVLAYEPVWAIGTGKTATPEQAQEVHEKLREWFNKNINATVAENVRIIYGGSVTAGNAKDLAKEKDIDGFLVGGASLKPDFVQIVNAKQ
- the LOC100879583 gene encoding uncharacterized protein LOC100879583 isoform X2, which codes for MFEISTFNVDKFIHTLIQNLGLKIKSPIYNNFKNIAFVTYIDRTCKIKQQLPCLMEKSNEINIHRNWDFSNEKDIQCFIEKHTSFFDKLISLSNTGILTFPLKNINTKILQKVKKRKNDNENTKKFEIKIKKKRSLLSLISDKDKCHKIYKYKKNKFGKSAIYEDSKTLNHDVITLVSHKDVNIFETKCDSQQDFVNHNLSDNMIDITEKQIKKAQKFLWLHTKNKDYIKRNVQVTLYISKKFRSTSTTGKKRTWRSLKQVLAQERALPWSAETVH
- the LOC100879583 gene encoding uncharacterized protein LOC100879583 isoform X1, which produces MFEISTFNVDKFIHTLIQNLGLKIKSPIYNNFKNIAFVTYIDRTCKIKQQLPCLMEKSNEINIHRNWDFSNEKDIQCFIEKHTSFFDKLISLSNTGILTFPLKNINTKILQKVKKRKNDNENTKKFEIKIKKKRSLLSLISDKDKCHKIYKYKKNKFGKSAIYEDSKTLNHDVITLVSHKDVNIFETKCDSQQDFVNHNLSDNMIDITEKQIKKAQKFLWLHTKNKDYIKRNVQVTLYISKKFRSTSTTGKKRTWRSLKQVLAQERALPWSAETVHYSSINAPPSFRPAKKYSDISGLPARYTDPQTKLYYATAEEFATVRSLPMDITAGYLALRGASSIVG
- the LOC100879583 gene encoding INO80 complex subunit C isoform X3: MVSEETVEFSKKPQPIFKNPIFQQKFRSTSTTGKKRTWRSLKQVLAQERALPWSAETVHYSSINAPPSFRPAKKYSDISGLPARYTDPQTKLYYATAEEFATVRSLPMDITAGYLALRGASSIVG
- the p23 gene encoding cytosolic prostaglandin E synthase isoform X1; amino-acid sequence: MTQEGQLPPPPVMWAQRRDILFVTICLEDCKDPDIHIKPQMIYFKGIGGTEQKMHEVTINLYGEINPDRTVQKLRGRTIELILTKNEEGPYWPRLTKEKTKAHWLKSDFNKWKDEDDSDDEDGMEGSGNDLEEMMRQMGGLGGSGDSKPNFDDLGDEGDGTDSDDDDLPDLVE
- the p23 gene encoding cytosolic prostaglandin E synthase isoform X2, whose protein sequence is MLPPPPVMWAQRRDILFVTICLEDCKDPDIHIKPQMIYFKGIGGTEQKMHEVTINLYGEINPDRTVQKLRGRTIELILTKNEEGPYWPRLTKEKTKAHWLKSDFNKWKDEDDSDDEDGMEGSGNDLEEMMRQMGGLGGSGDSKPNFDDLGDEGDGTDSDDDDLPDLVE